The segment AATTTGGAGATTTTACAATATACgacaattattaattatatacataaaatgaTCCTATTTAATTTGATTGAAAATGAAGTCTATAGTTATCCGATCCACGATTTGATTTTAGTAATGGGGTCAAATATTTTTAGccttttgcttttatttttcttttatatagttTGAGCACCATTAGCCgacttaaaaaaacaaaaattgcaACTTATTTCATGGGGGGTAGACTTTGTgcttaactatattttttttttttaaaaaatgtatgtaCGAAGGTAttctaaattaaaagaattttttatcgctttaaaattgattgaattatataaatactaaaaattgtatcaaagtaaattctttttttcatcataAAGATGTTAATACGATATATAAGGGCCACTATTACAAAGAGCGTAGACATATTCAATGTATTAGACTATTAGTACCTATTTAAGATGAACTCAATACTTTTGATACGATAAAACgtaaatatatgtgtatataaatattgaataattaatttattacagtaaaaatatgctaaaaataGTAAACATTGAACCACAAAAATTATTCGTGATATCACTTCATAATTGCGTGACATTCTGTCTTTAGATGGAATATTAATTATTAGCCCTGTTCTTGGagctattattttttatgtttagtgTTAGCGTTAGGTAATAAATTGTACTAATTTTAGTGTATAAATAAACATAATGTATTAATTTAGTAGCATTATGGTCAGTACGTAATTAACTATAAATGGTAAAGATATTATATGCCTATGCGCATCAAAACGTACacattttttccctttcttctttctaattataattatatgaatgGTCATTAAATTATGTGAAGTAAGGGGTTTAACTTTATTCTTGATTAACTATAGAAGGTaagaaatgatgaaaatcatatataaagtctacacaaaaaaataaaataaaaatcttttcaaTTTATGTGTGGTTTTTGGTTAAAGACAGTTATAAATTATAGTCTTAAATATGACATGTTATTTTTGCCGCTAATATAAAGGCAcactaataaaaattttaaaaaaagtgaaatatacgaagaacttttaaaatttatgatttttttttgatttagaCGCTCAAAATACAGTTTGTTTCGAGTAGATCTCAAAGTgtgataaaatatttctattaaacctttttaactcaaatttaaaaatatttctatacatattattttcagTTGTATATTACGTAAATAAGTTTTTAGCCTCAATTAAAACAAAGTCTAAGCTCTTACTACTTGTATGCATAGATTTAAGGAAGGTGACATATTTGATCAATGGCCATTacataaaacaaattatttacaataatgtatttcttttttgatttaatGCTTTTTCGTTGGTCAACAATCAATCAAATTTATACTTCTTCACTATTCGTACGGAGAAGTTGAATGAATTCAGTCTCTCTTTGTTTTGGAAGAAGCAGAGCAAGAATGAACCAAATGAAATGATTGTAATCTTCAAATTGAGATCTAAGGAGGCCATAGAAATAGAAATAAGATCTTTATATTCCCAGATCGTTTtctctttataaaattatactagatatattattattgttacaatttatttatgtaatgaGCAATTGAGAATACACacaaaatcttttcaaaaatttgagcTAAAAACATCTAACAAGAAGACTTTATCACGAGATTCAGATCTTGATACACAGGTCCAACATGTACAGAGGTTGATGTTCAAATCATTAAGCAAAATAATGCAAGTCCCATGTGAAAATAGAAGGATAAATGTTTATTCTAATTCAAGAAATAagtaataaaatgataaacGAAATCCACAAAATTCCAAAGTTTAAAATTCATAATGGttctttcttttactttctCCGCTCggtatttgatatttttattaaaagtcgattaaattcaaattcatacaTAGCAAAATTCATTTCTTTGAAGCGCTGCTATTTTCTATCTCGAGACTCAcatccaaatttttttatttgtgttgaagaaatttcaattattatttcatcATGATTTATGTTTAGTATAATAATCTGATCTCAAGTACTTGTATTGCtagagtttcttaaaaaaaatttcgaTCGATGTTCAATATCCACGTTAAAGTCCGACCAGATGAATATCTTATATTCTCTTACCATTATTATGCAATACCCCCACGTGGGCCACTCAATTTGATCTCCATTAAAATATTCcccaaaaattgacaaaaaataGCCCAAAAAAATCCATCATTTCCATCTATAAATACCCTCTCATTTCATAATTCCAAACACCAAACAAACACCATTTTTCACAATTGTTGAGAGAGTCAATTTctttaactttcaaaaaatgGCCAAGTTTGGTGCAACCCTAGTTCTCACATTGAACATTCTTTTCTTCACTATGGTTAGTTCCACTTATGTCCCATGTCCACCACCCCCACACCACAAACCCCACCCCAAACCCCACCCTACNNNNNNNNNNNNNNNNNNNNNNNNNNNNNNNNNNNNNNNNNNNNNNNNNNNNNNNNNNNNNNNNNNNNNNNNNNNNNNNNNNNNNNNNNNNNNNNNNNNNNNNNNNNNNNNNNNNNNNNNNNNNNNNNNNNNNNNNNNNNNNNNNNNNNNNNNNNNNNNNNNNNNNNNNNNNNNNNNNNNNNNNNNNNNNNNNNNNNNNNNNNNNNNNNNNNNNNNNNNNNNNNNNNNNNNNNNNNNNNNNNNNNNNNNNNNNNNNNNNNNNNNNNNNNNNNNNNNNNNNNNNNNNNNNNNNNNNNNNNNNNNNNNNNNNNNNNNNNNNNNNNNNNNNNNNNNNNNNNNNNNNNNNNNNNNNNNNNNNNNNNNNNNNNNNNNNNNNNNNNNNNNNNNNNNNNNNNNNNNNNNNNNNNNNNNNNNNNNNNNNNNNNNNNNNNNNNNNNNNNNNNNNNNNNNNNNNNNNNNNNNNNNNNNNNNNNNNNNNNNNNNNNNNNNNNNNNNNNNNNNNNNNNNNNNNNNNNNNNNNNNNNNNNNNNCTCTACCCCTTCCACCCCCTCTACCCCCTCCACCCCATCATCAAAGGGAAAGTGCCCAAAGGACACACTAAAGCTAAATGCTTGTGCCAATTTGCTAAATGACTTAGTGCACCTTGTTATTGGAAGTAGCCCAGCCAAGACTAAATGTTGCTCTTTAATTCATGGACTTGCTGATCTTGATGCTGCTGTTTGCCTTTGCACTGCCCTTAAAGCTAATCTATTGGGAATTAACCTAAATGTTCCACTTTCACTCAGCTTGTTACTCAACAACTGTGGCAAATATGTCCCAAAGGACTTCCAATGTTAATTTATTATGCTATAGACAAATTTCTccattttgcaaaaaaaaaaaatccacttTCATATAGtgtattttgtttctttttgtttgagtgtgtgtgtgtgtttggtGTTTTGTATgcttatatatttgtttattttcaaaGGAGTTACTATATGTAGTTTATTTTGATTGGTTAGATGGAAGGCAATAGTTGTTGgttttcttttgttgtatgATTCCATTTTAATCATGAGtgataaatgaaatatatttgtggagtttatatatgatgatgcattttttatttttaagctatagtgtaagaaaatatttataatataagtcTATTAGGtcacacataatatatttgtatGGTAAAAAGAGAGTTATGTGATCttgaaaataagataaaagtaCACATGTTataccaaataaaaataatcatatagtGTAAACTATTCATTAATTATACCATTGATGTATGTTAGTTAAATTCTTAAAATGACAAagatatgaattaattaataaattaagtacttatttataaagtttaaattgaaatttttgaattttatcgaAATCATAACTATTACGAAAGCTCATGTATTTTTCTTAAAGGTTTGAGggtcaaagaaaaaaattacaaggtagaaattaaaatttgaccaacaaaataaaaattttaatactaaaatcaatgaaagtactaaaattttgaGCATAAAAGACTTAGTTTGAAAAGACAGTAGCGTCCTTAATTCCCTCTATATATTCCAATGCAAAAAACAGCTCAAAATTCAAGACTAATTACATTATggatattatttattaattcaattaatttaaatttgcatCGGACATTCTATAATGAATACTAGAGTGTTCTCTATCAATAACAAAACTTATTCATTTTGGAAAATTTGTATATATCAGTTTTTTATTGcgttttttatatatatctcgtcaaattcattttttttataaaaagaaactaTTAGAGTAGTTTTTATTTGAGTCCACTTATTAGTACTTTTGGTTATGCGACTACTTCTTGCCAAGAAgcactttatatttttcaagactCTAATTcaaaatacttaattaaaaatatatatatttcaccgATATTTCGCCTCTTAATAAGTCTATTGCTAGGAAGTCATAAACTTTCTCAACCTGTTTTCTATCTTAATTATCGTTACGATATTACATCATCGTTCGAGTTTTACCAGATCTCAAATTATcttatgaatataattattgtttttttttaaaaaaaatcatagtgAATATCCTGCAAATTGTTtagataaaattttttaaaatatgtactcCATATATGTTCAATTATCTTAATGTTTTGTGGAAATGACACATGGATGGTAAAGGAAACCACAATTTTAAGGAAGTTGTAGATTTAAACACACTACACAAAATGTTTGttagtatatatattaacatatgGTATAGGACCACAACTTAGTATTGTGAATCTTTTGTCGATCTATAACGTTACATGACAATTTTAATTAATGCCCTATAACATAAAATAGTGGTTATGGAAGGCAATAAAAGTTATAGATATATCGACAATATAAAAAAACtttacattattatattaagtttacttattataacaatttttttaaaaaaaattttgttgtcAAGATCATAAATTCCACACAATTTTTAAGAGATTAATATGTAAATATCTTTATACGGTCTCATAACTTTTTTGGTCCctaaattatttgataaattctAATTTAGTCTTGTGATATTTAAGGAAACACTCTTAATtcttaattaagtaaaaaatgtGCACTTTTGATCTTTTTGTTTGTGAAATATTCacaaatttatcataattatgaACTATTGCACCACTTAATTGCTCATGCATATGTTTGTTAGTTTTTTACTATAACTTTATAAATGATGGTAATATAAttctaattataaaatatatttccttCATTAAGGGACTaaaacatacattttaatttaattgaagattaaatatattaaatcatatatcacaaaaattaaaattaagggTTCAAAAATATTACAGTTGATTCTCTTTACACTAACagtgtatatatattaaattcagATGAAAATTAGAGGGACATGATGCTGAGAGATggactaattaattaagtgaaaatTCCAAAGTTTAATTAAATTCCAAGAAATTAAGAACACAAAAACAAATTCTTGATGACAAAAAGTCCATAAATGATGCCTCAAGCTTGTCGATTGATTAGGTTCACATGTGAAGTTTTGTCgatgattaaattattttatgtatagtagtatcttattttataagtaaacGCCAACCAAAACAGccaaattatgaaaattaccATGCTAATTATTTCAAGCTGAGTACAGTATTTAGGTCGGCCAACCACGATAACAATCGAATGTAATTTTATCGATAAGcgttgaaatatatatataagcagattttatttctatcTTGAAAAAAGAACTGTTCATAAAAGATATTATATAGATCAACTACGATGATAGAGATATTATTTAACTACTGAATTTGTCCgtcgttttttttaaaattttatcatagCCATATGTGTTAGTACTcaatttctttgatttgaatttaataaaatgaatatactCATCTAGATAAATCAACACTAGTATGAACTTTGATAATGTACCAAAAGGGTTACTATGATTATCTTCACTTTACTCTTACAATTGATGTGTAGAGTAGGAAGCATAAAAAAGCTACATTTTACAATTAACAAAATTCATGAATAGGTAACAAAGAAATTGATATTGACATGACAAGTCCTACAAAGTTTTCATTGTTGTGAATGAAATTCgggtaattgttgttgttgttgttctgtGTAGCTGTTTCGTGACCTATGACTTGAATGATCGAGGTTGAAGGGTTGATAATGCACGCTAGGACTATCCGGAGTGATCAATGGATCCCCGGATCCTATACCTACATATTGTTGCACCACTAATGCTGAAGCTTTCATCGCGAAATCTGATGATGCTAAGAGATCTCCAATGGCGCCTAGCTCAGGGCACTCGCTCCAATCAGTTATCCCTGCTGTTAACGGGGAGCTAGTCCCTTGTCCTCTACCGACTATGAACAAGTCGTGTGAGTTATCTATTGACCTTATTGCTGCTACCGTCTCTTCTCCATGATTCACTATTCTTTCAATGTATACTATTGATCCATCGTTTCCTGTTTTTGTCCTGAATTCTGCTACATATTCCTCGTCTAGCTGTTTTTCCCTATCGCGTTCTGTTTCAACTGTTAGTACACTATAGTCATTCTTGTTGTTTGTTGAGTCTGATCTACTTGCTTCAATTGTTGTATCTCCAGGGAGGAAACGCATAACTGTTAGGTTAATGTTGGGGTGTTCACTCATTCTCCAAGCATAAGCTAATGCTTCGCGATCATCTGGTCCTCCAAAGAACAACACTGCAACATGGTGTGAGATTTGGTTAACTGTTGATCTTGTTAAGCCTCTATCTACTAGTATCCCAACCGAGCAAGGTGCATTTGCTAATACATTCTGGTTAATTGTTCGGAATGATGTATTTGTAGTTTCTAGTCCACCATCAACCGTTTGTTGCTTGTGGAAAGGGATTATGATTAGTGCCACGCGTTTCTCCTCAGCTAAAACACAAATGTCTTCATGCATAGTTGAGTAAGGGGAGATTGCAGTGAGTGGCTGCACGTAGACGCATCCTGCACTTTTCTCAAAGTTCTCAAATGCATTGATGATATGATCAGATTGAGCTTGTGTTCTGTTCATAGCTGGCCTTCCTATTTTACGCATGTTATGAACAACAAGCATTCCAGATGCGCGACCAGTAAGTTCTACAAGGTGTAGGACATATATACATATCGGTGATTTCTTCGTTGGACATGATGCTTCAAGTAGACTTATGATTGTTGGAACTGCTTTAGGTGTGTGGATGCTAACGAGCACTCGAAATTCCCTATCCAACTTTGTTTTCTGAACTGTTCTTCTCTTATACGGGGTGAAATTTCTTGATGGTTTGTAGACTATTGTCACAATAGGAGTGATGATTGCAGTCATGCCAATTGCTACAATCACCATTATAGCAAAAGATTTTTCATCAAGAACCTGCATTTACATGTATGTATTTAGTACtctcattttgaaaatttgtgttCTGAGacggactaaaaaggaaagtgtGTCACGTAAACTGAGACAGAGAGGGAGAGAGGGGGTATATGTTGATTACCTTTTGGTCTTTACCAACATTGAGAACAATCATCTCAACAAGGCCTTTAGCATTCATGAGAAGACCAAGAGAAAGGCCTTCATAAAATGGCATTTTGTAATAGAGTGTTACAATGACAACACCTATAACTTTACCAGCACAAGCCAAGAAtataacaacacataaaactccCCATGTTGCAACACTATCAATAGCAGAAATCTCTGTTTTGAGACCACTAATGGCGAAAAAAAGAGGTAACAGAAGGCCCGATACGAAGTCTTCTAGCCTTTCTATAAGTGTTAAACCAAGAGGACCACTAGGTATGATCAAGCCAAACACAAAAGCACCAAAAACAGAATGTGTTCCAATAACATCAGTTATGAATCCAGATATCATAACTCCTGTTAGAATGAGACATATGTTGAACTCACTAATCGATTCGCCTTCTGGAGTTTGACTTATTCTCCTTCCAATCAATGGCCTAATGACGAAAAAACATACACAAATGAATGCAATACTTGATAGGATCACCCAAAGAGTAGCTATACTCATGTCTTTGTTCTCAGAAAAGGCGATTGCAAAAGCTAAGACAATCCATGCTAACATATCATTAATGAGTGAAGCAGACATGGCGATTCTCCCAATTTCAGAGTTGATAAGTTTGAGTTCCGCGAGGATTCTAGCAAGAACAGGAAATGAAGTAACAGAAAGCGCGAGGCCAAGGAAGAGAATGAAAGTTTCTTCTTTTGTGTTTTGTGACTTATCATGCAATAAGACGGAAAATGAACTTCCTATTATAAATGGCAATACCATCCCTGCTATTGCTATAAGCAATGATTTTTTACTATTTCGACGAAGAACAGCAATGTCCATTTCTACCCCTATTAGAAATAGGAAGTAAAGAAGACCAATATTTGCCATTGTTTCAAGTACCATAACACTTCTTTGAGGAAATATTGTATTAGCAAATGTGCTACTTCTTCCCAATACTGATGGACCCAAAATTACACCACCCTGCCATCATTTTTTGCACAAGATTAGTCTATGAGCATAGTatataataacaacaattatGCTATTCAATCCATTATGTTTAGCAGAAAGACGACTCATTTATATTGATATGATCATTCAATATCCATCCGGTCTAGCACAAAGACGATTCATCATAAGTTTAATTCATCCTGTTTAGCAGAAAGATGACTCATTTATATATTGATATGATCATTCAATATCCATCTGATCTAGCACAAAGACGATTCATTATAAGTTTAATTCATCATGCAGAAAGACAACTCATTTATATTGATATGATCGTTCAATCCATCCGGTCTAGCACAAAAGACGATTCATTAATATCGATATGATCATTGATTGTTTTATTACTATCCAAGAAAAGATTATCTTGACCACTAACAAAAATACAATTGTAATTGGTCTAACAACCATTAAATTAGTGCGTTATAAAATGTATGATCTCTCAAATTGAACCATATTTCGTTTATTATATGCAATTTTACTTTGCATTCTGCAAGTGGTTTTCTCTAATATTTGAATTCATGATTTCTGATTACACGACAATAATTTTTACCGTTATGCCATAGCACCAAGGCGTTCCACTAATAAACCAATGTACAttgacaaataataaaaaaacttgaaattgcaatcatatagttaaatctTAGAAGAATTGTAATAAATCACTTACAAGAATCTCAGCAATAACACGAGGTTGACGAATAGGTTTCAAGATAAAAACTAGTAGTCGAGTGATGGCAACCACCAATGTCAATTGCACAATAAAGAGTGGCAATGAATAATCAAGTGGATTATCACCTTGCCATATTCCACTCGTAGTGATCATCGTTGGTGCGTAACATACTATCGCATCATCGATTTTATTTTCCGCGTTAGTTATTATTATCTCTTCCGCCATATTGATCAAACGTGACTAAAAAATGATCGTACTTAATTAGGTTACAGGTTCAAATCAcatgtataatatttttgtagccttttgaattttcttattaGAATTTCTAGCTCTGCTACGACACCAACATTAATGATTGCCATGCATGCATGTTTTCGAGCGCTTGTCAATTAGCtcaacaagaaagagaaaagtgataaaaacagaaaattgtttaggataaatttttgaggattttttattattttcttggattTGTTAAGCTAAGAAAGTAAACTTAAAATTATAGTAACTACAAAAATGGGAACAGTAGCAAATGTAAACCACAAAAATGCTTGAAAGTAGCAGGATTGTTGAAAGTGAGACAACATTTAGTGACTCCAAAAAACTGTTATTTGGACTAATTAGGGAATAATTTAAATAACTAATGTGAAACTTTTGTTTGGATCCAACATGATATTGTCCAACAAGATATAAGTCATTAGTTATTTTATCCATAATTCTCAATTAATTAGTTCAAAACAAAGAATATGGTTGGTTAAGACGATCAGAGGCGGAGTTAGGTGAAGATTTCTGGGCTCGAACGAATCCAATAGCTTTTTAatagattttgtatttttactagaaatttaaataaatatatatgtattatgtatcTTAACTTatcaatttgattcaattgtaaaGAAGTGACTATGAGATGcaaacttttaattttgatttcgcTTACGAAgatgatatataattatgtggATGGTGATTAATTATGAGAAGATA is part of the Solanum pennellii chromosome 8, SPENNV200 genome and harbors:
- the LOC107027943 gene encoding 14 kDa proline-rich protein DC2.15-like, with translation MAKFGATLVLTLNILFFTMVSSTYVPCPPPPHHKPHPKPHPXSTPSTPSTPSTPSSKGKCPKDTLKLNACANLLNDLVHLVIGSSPAKTKCCSLIHGLADLDAAVCLCTALKANLLGINLNVPLSLSLLLNNCGKYVPKDFQC
- the LOC107027865 gene encoding cation/H(+) antiporter 15-like, which encodes MAEEIIITNAENKIDDAIVCYAPTMITTSGIWQGDNPLDYSLPLFIVQLTLVVAITRLLVFILKPIRQPRVIAEILGGVILGPSVLGRSSTFANTIFPQRSVMVLETMANIGLLYFLFLIGVEMDIAVLRRNSKKSLLIAIAGMVLPFIIGSSFSVLLHDKSQNTKEETFILFLGLALSVTSFPVLARILAELKLINSEIGRIAMSASLINDMLAWIVLAFAIAFSENKDMSIATLWVILSSIAFICVCFFVIRPLIGRRISQTPEGESISEFNICLILTGVMISGFITDVIGTHSVFGAFVFGLIIPSGPLGLTLIERLEDFVSGLLLPLFFAISGLKTEISAIDSVATWGVLCVVIFLACAGKVIGVVIVTLYYKMPFYEGLSLGLLMNAKGLVEMIVLNVGKDQKVLDEKSFAIMVIVAIGMTAIITPIVTIVYKPSRNFTPYKRRTVQKTKLDREFRVLVSIHTPKAVPTIISLLEASCPTKKSPICIYVLHLVELTGRASGMLVVHNMRKIGRPAMNRTQAQSDHIINAFENFEKSAGCVYVQPLTAISPYSTMHEDICVLAEEKRVALIIIPFHKQQTVDGGLETTNTSFRTINQNVLANAPCSVGILVDRGLTRSTVNQISHHVAVLFFGGPDDREALAYAWRMSEHPNINLTVMRFLPGDTTIEASRSDSTNNKNDYSVLTVETERDREKQLDEEYVAEFRTKTGNDGSIVYIERIVNHGEETVAAIRSIDNSHDLFIVGRGQGTSSPLTAGITDWSECPELGAIGDLLASSDFAMKASALVVQQYVGIGSGDPLITPDSPSVHYQPFNLDHSSHRSRNSYTEQQQQQLPEFHSQQ